GATAACGGCCGTACTGGGGCTCCGATCGTCCGCGACAGCGATCGTCGTAGAGGTGTCCGATGTGTTCATGACTACTGGTGAGGGTGGCAGAGGTGAAGAAAATGGCCCAATATTTCAGCAACAGCGTATCAGAGAGGAAGAAGCCGGACGTCGTCGTCCGATCGGTTCCTCACCGCTCGGCTGGAGGTACCGATCAAAAATACGGGTCGGTGATCGGTTCGCGAACGCGGTGTGCGATCGGGAGGGGAATCCGACGGTGTTACCGTCTCACTCCCGGCGCGGAACCTCGTGCCGGCCGAACCCGTACCGGAGCCGGTTCGCCAGCCGACGCGAGAACCGGCCGTCGTCGGCTCGCGAGCCGAACCGTTCGGCCAGCGAGGTGTAGATCAGCGGCAGTGGCACTTCCTGTTCGAGGGCCTCCTGGACCGTCCACGTGCCGGTCGAACCGCCTTCGACCCGGTCCGCCACGTCGCCGAGGTCGGTCCCCTCCTCGCGGAACGCCTCCTCGCAGAGTTCGAGCAGCCACGAACGGATCACGGCGCCGTTGTTCCAGACCGACGCCACGGACTCGAGGTCGAGGTCGTACCGGCCCTCGTGGAGGAGTTCGAACCCCTCGCCGTAGGCCTGCATCAGCGCGTACTCGACGCCGTTGTGAACCATCTTGACGTAGTGACCGGAGCCAGCGGGCCCCATCCGGTCGTGGCCGTCGGGACCGGTCGCGACGGCGTCGAAGACGGGGGAGAGTTCGTCGTAGGCCCACTCGGGACCGCCGACCATCAGCGAGAAGCCCAGTTCCGCTCCCGCGGGACCGCCGGAGGTGCCACAGTCGAGGTAGGCCGCGGGACAGGACTCCGCCCGGCGGACGGAGTCCTCGAAGGAGGAGTTGCCGCCGTCGACGACCACGTCCTCGCCGTCGAGGTGGGGTTCGAGTTCCTCGAGCGTCACGTCGACCGCCTCGCCCGCGGGAACCATCAGCCAGATGCGCTTGTCCGAACCGAGTCGATCGACGAGGTCGGCGATCGAGTCGGCCGGTTCCGCGCCCGCGTCGGCGGCCGTGGCGACGGCGTCCGCGTCGAGGTCGAAGGCCACGACGTCGTGCCCCGCCGCGAGCGTGCGATCCACGACGATCTGTCCCATGCGTCCGAGTCCGATTACGCCCAGTTGCATGGTCGATGCTGGGCGGGGCTGTGAAGTAGGGGTTGTGATTCGGCGGCCGGCGACGCTCGATCGATCGGTCCCACGGCGCGACCCGGGTGCGTCGGCCCTGGGGAAGCGGTGACGTGACGGAGACAGGAGAGCGATTGGAGGGAAGTCGTTCGAATACGGCGGCTGACGACCCCGGCCGGCAATCCGTGGAGACGTGGCCCGCCAGCGCCGTCACTGGAGCGGGTCTTCGAGTCGCGCCCAGCCGATCGCGTCGAGGACGACGATCCGGTCCTCGTAGCGGACGTAGACGCCATTGTACTCGCAGCCGGTGGCGTCGTAGTACGGGAGCGACCTCCGGACGGCGTCGACGACCGTCCACGCGCCGTCGCGCTCGAGCGTGACGTGTTCCCACTCCTCGCGCGCGTCGTTGCGGACCGCCCGATCGATCGCGCGTCGCGCGCCGGGAATTCGATCGAGACGGTCGGACGTCGCGTCGACGACGGTCGCGCCGGACGGAACGTCCTCGACGATGCGCGCACCGAGATCCGCCTTCGATCGTGCCGCGGTGCTCCGCGAACGCCCCGCTCGGAGCACGTATCCGGCAGCGGCGGCCGTCCCGACCGCGAGAAGCGAGAGTCCGATCTCTTTACCCCTGATCATTATGCGAGTACGTAACAGTAACCGATTAAGTATCTTTCGGCAGAATGTCCGTCTTCGAGTACTATCTTCGACGAGTGGTCAGCGGGTCTAGATTACAGGGACGCCGACAGGTTCGTCGTGATCGCGCCGGCCACGACGAGCAGGGCGAGGCCGACGACCGCCGCGGCCCGGTAGAACGGCAACGCGTCGGCAGCGGGTTCGCGGAGTTTCTTCCCGTTGAGACCGGCCTCGAACCGCTTGGATCCCACCTCGACGAGTCCGGCGAAGGCGAGCCAGAGCGCGATCATCGCGAGCACGAGTTGCCCGTTGACGGTCCCGACGAGGCTGGCGGCGGTGTATCGCGTCCCCGCGAGGTGACCACCGGTTAGAAACAGGACCAGCGCGCTCGCCCGCGAAATCATCGTGAGTCGTCCCGCGATCCGTTCGAGCGGCGTCGTCGTGTTGAACGCCCCGTCCCGTGCGAGGGGGATCACGACGAACGCGACGTAGAAGACGCTACCGGCCCAGATAGCGGCGAAGAGCAGGTGCACTGTCTGGGCGAGGAACGTATCAACCATACAGGGTGGCTCGAAGCACGATGGTATCAGCGTTCCGACTCGCAGCCGCAATCGGCGCGAACGCGGCGGCCGGTCACTCGAGCCACTCGGGCGTCCACGCGACCAGTCGCCGCCGGAAGCCGGCGTAAACGATCGAGACCGCGAGGCCGCCGAGGACGACGGCAGCGAACCAGCCGTCGAAGACGGACAGGGCGAGCACCGCGAGCACGACGGCGAGCGCTGCGTCTTCGGGTGCGCCGTCGTACCGGATCCACCGCCGCGGCCGCAGCCAGCGCCCACGGACGTGATCGTAGACCGCCCGATCGCTCGGGTTCGTCCAGGGATCCATCTCCGGGCCGCCGCCGAGGGCGTCGCTCGCCGCGTGGAGCCACGCGGCCACCGCCAGCGCCGCGATGGCGACGGTGACCGGGGACGGAACGAGTACCGCGAGACCCGCCGCGAGCACTGCCGGAACGACGCCGACGACGGGAAAGTGGAAGCTCCGCCGGTGCTCGAGGACGAGATCGAAGTCCGGCGCGAGACCGCCGCCGATCGCGCCGACCGCGAGCGGGCCGGCGAACTCCGGCGCGGCGTAGGCGACGGGCGCGACGACTGCGAGTCCCGCGAACACGTGCGTCGTCGCCATCATGGCACTGCGTAGGCGGGCGAGGGAGAAAACGATGAGTGAAGCGGCACGACAGTCAGTCACCTCACGCTGGTTCCCGATCGATCGCGGTCGATCGGGTGCGCGAGCGCTGGCTCGCCGCGTATCGGTCTCGGTGCGCAGTGGACCGCGGCCTCCCCGGATCGATTCAATGGACCGAGAGGTGACGCGGACGCACCGGCGCGGTTCCCCAGGTCGCAGCCGCGACGGCGGTCGTGACCGGCTGTAGTGGCCCCGAGGAAGAAGACGGAGAACCAGAGACGGAAGACGACCTGTCGGCCTACCGCTGTGAGAGCCTTCCGGACGCGATAGAAGACGAAATCGGGATCGGCGACGAGTAGCAGCGACGCTCGAATCGCACCGATATCCACACCGGGGACATCGGACCGCGGAGTTCGTGAACGACCGGCCGGCGGTCACACTCGGTTTCGAGAGACGTCGATCGTGACGGGAGCCACGCGGCTGGCAGTATTACCGATCGTTTCGGGGGAGAATACAGCGAATCCGTCGGTCGTCACTGCCGAGAGGACGTGGTTCTGCAGGCGTCGTTTTCGCGCGTCGACGGAGTATCACGCCGGTACGCAACTGGTCGTCACTCCAATTTCGCCGGGACAGCCGATCGTCACTCCAGGTTCTCGCCCTGGTAACTGCCGTCGTAGCTGTCCTCGTGGTTCGCCTCGGCGAACACCAGCTGAGCGATCCGCGCCCCGCGTTCGATCTCGACGTCGTGGTGGACTTGCAACAGCCCCTCGCCACGGCCCTCGTAGCCGGCGTCCCAGACTGCCGTGTTGAGCATACAGGAGTTGCGCATGAGCGACGATCGCGGATAGACGAAGCCGACGTGGCCGGTCGGGACTTCGATCCGCTCGCCGTAGCGGGCGACGTAGGCCCCCGCGGGCAGGTAGTAGGTATCCGGATCCTTCTGCTCGAGTTCCTCGAGCGGACGGGCGATCCGATCGCCGATCTGCTTGCCGTCCCGGCCGATTCGTCCCGGCTCCAGCTGCTGGAAGACGACGTCGAGGGTGAGATCGACGCCGTTGGGCTGGACCTGCTCCTCGGTGAGCGGCGAGACGTGGTCGGCGACGAACGAACCTGAACGGAACATATGCTCGCAACGCTCCGGAAGTGAGATAAGGGATTCGTTCGGCCCCGGTCCGATCGAACCGTCGACGACCTGGATTCCGATCGCCCGCGACACGAGCGACGAACGTCAGGTTAGTTGGCGAAAATCACTCGAAGAATGCCACACTGAAGGGGGAATCCACACGGTCGATCCCTACAGAAACACGCTGGTTTTATCACGACGGACAGCCGAGATTCGGGTGCTATGGGACAGACTCTTACCGAAAAGGTTCTCGACGACCACCTCGTCGAGGGTGAACTCGAGACCGGCGAGGAGATCGGGATCGAGATCGACCAGGTACTCACACAGGACACGACAGGCACGATGGTCTGGCTCCAGTTCGAAGCGATGGGACTGGACGAGGTCCAGACCGAGGTCGCGGCCCAGTACTGTGACCACCAGACCTACCAGTTCGACTTCAAAAACACCGACGACCACCGTTTCCTCCGCTCTGCGGCCGGCAAATACGGCGCTCACTTCTCTCGCCCCGGAAACGGGATCTGTCACAACGTCCACCGCGAGAACTTCGCGGCCCCCGGCAAGACGCTGCTGGGCTCGGACAGCCACACCCCGACCCCCGGCGGCCTCGGCCAGCTCGCGATCGGTGCCGGCGGGATCGACGTCACCGTCGCGATGGGTGGCGCACCCTACTACATCGAGATGCCCGAGATCGTCAACGTCCGACTCGAGGGCGAACTCCCCGAGTGGGCCACCGCCAAGGACGTCATCCTCGAGATGCTCCGTCGCCTCTCCGTGAAGGGCGGCGTCGGCAAGATCCTCGAGTACACCGGCCCCGGCGTCGAGACGCTCACCGCGCCCGAGCGGATGACCATCACCAACATGGGGACGGAACTCGGCGCCACGACGTCGATCTTCCCGACCGACGAGCAGACCCAGGACTACCTCGAGCGCGTCGGCCGCGGCGACGAGTACGTCGAACTCCAGCCCGACGACGACGCCGAGTACGACGACGAAATCGTCGTCGACCTCTCGGAGCTCGAGCCGCTGATCGCCCAGCCGTCGATGCCCGACAACGTCGTCCCCGTCAGCGAGGCCGCCGGCCAGTCCGTCGAACAGGTCATCGTCGGCTCCTGTACGAACGGGGGCTACGAGGACATCCTCCCCGTCGCGAAGATGCTCGAGGGCCGCGAAGTCTCGATGGAGACCGAGACGATCGTCGCGCCCGGTTCCAAGCAGGCCTCCGAGATGCTCGCCCGCGAAGGGTGGGTCGCGGAGATGATGGCCGCCGGCGTCAACTTCTCCGAGGCCACCTGTGGTGCGTGTATCGGGATCGGTCACGTCCCGTCCTCCGATTCCGTCTCGCTGCGGACCTTCAACCGCAACTTCGAGGGCCGCTCGGGCATCGAAGACGACAACGTCTACCTCTGTTCGCCGGAGGTCGCGGCGGCGGCCGCGATCAAAGGCGAGATCGTCGACCCGCGCGACCTCGCCGACGAACTCGGCGACCTCGAGGCCCCCGGCGTCGAACTCCCCGACGAGTACACCGGCTCGAAGACCGACCTCATCAGCCCCGACGAGGCCGTCGACGACGAACTCATCAAGGGCCCGAACATCGGCGACGTCCCGCTGAAGGATCAGCTGGACTCCGACATTCGGGGCGAGGCGCTGCTCAAGATGGAGGACAACATCACGACCGACCACATCATCCCCGCGACCCAGGACATCCTGATGTACCGGTCGAACGTCCCCAAACTCTCCGAGTTCACGCTCTCGCGCGTCGACGACACCTTCGCCGAGCGTGCGCTCGAGGCCGACGGCGGCTTCCTCGTCGCCGGCGAGAACTACGGACAGGGCTCCTCGCGCGAACACGCCGCACTCTGTCCGATGTACCTCGGCATCGAGGGCGTCCTCGCACAGAGCTTCGCGCGCATCCACCGCGCGAACCTCTTCAACTTCGGCATCGTCCCGCTGACGATCGACGAGGAGACCTACGAGTCGATCGACCAGGGAGACGAGATCGAGATCGTCGACGACGTCTACGAGGCCGTCACCAGCGGCCAGGAAGAGTTTACCGTCCGCGTCGGTGACGAAGAGTACACCGCGACGCTGGACGCCTCCGAACGCGAACGCGCGATCCTCGCGGCCGGTGGCAAGCTCTCCTGGACGAAAGAGCAGGCCGAAGACGGCAGCGGCGCTGCGCCCGCCGACGACTGATCGCCGCCCGCGACCGAATCCGTATTTTTCGAGACTGCGCCGTCGTCGAGCAGCGGCTTCGATCGCCCGATCGCGTCGCAGAGCGACGACCTCTTGCAGACGGAGCCGATAGCCACACCCGAATGGCATCCGGGCACGAGAACGCGGGTTATCGACGGCTGTTCGACGACGACGGACTCACTTTCGGCACCGGCTTCCCGCTCACGGGCGCGAACCGATCGACACCCCCGGTCGACGAGGAATTGCGGCTCGCGGCCCACGCGGAGACGATCGGGTTCGACGGCCTCTGGGCGCGTGACGTCCCGACCTACTGGCCGAAGTTCGGCGACGCGGGCCAGACGTTCGACGCGTGGCCGTGGCTCTCGCAGGTCGCCGCCCACACCGACGACGTCGCGCTCGGGACGGCGAGTATCGTCCTCACGCTGCGCCACCCGCTCCACGTCGCGAAGTCAGCGGCGACCGTCGATCGGCTCTCAGACGGACGGCTCGTCCTCGGCGTCGCGACCGGCGATCGCGACCCGGAGTTTCCGGCGTTCGACGTCGATCGGGACGCCCGCGGCGATCGGTTCCGGGAGGCGGTCACGGCGCTTCGGGCCGTCTGGCGGGACGAGTTCCCGGAACTCGAAGGGGCCTGGGGCTCGCTCGAGGGCGAACTCGACGTCGTGCCGTCGCCGACGACCGAGACGCTCCCGCTGTTGCCCACGGGCTACGCCCGCCAGTCCCGGGAGTGGATCGCCGAGCACGGCGACGGCTGGCTGTTCTATCACCTCCCGGAGCGAACGCTCGAGGACTACCTCGAGAACTGGCGCGCCGACGCCGGCGAGAAACCGTTCGCGATGGCGGTTCGCGTCGAACTCGCGGACGACCCGACGGCGGAGCCCGAACCGCTCCACCTGGGGTATCGAGCCGGCGCCGAGTGGTTCCGGGACTACTTCCGCGAACTGGACGAGCTGAGCGTCGATCACGTGATCGTCTCGATCGAGAACGACGATTCCGAACGCGGGCTCACCCGGTTCGCCGAGGAGATACTCACCGAACTGTAGCATCGCCGCCGTCCCGGAGTCGGATCGGGTCTCGATCGAGAGTTCGAGCGCTACGACGAACCGTACGAAACCTACGAGACCGAGACGGTGCCGACCTCGGCCGGCCCGGTACGGAGCGTCGGCGGTCCGGTGCTCGTCGTGGTCGGACTCGCCGGGGTCGCCGGCCTGGAACTCGCGATTCACTTCTCGGTTCGGAACGCTAACTGGCAGCCGTACGCGGGGCTGACTGGCGAGATGCGATCGCCGTCCGAGAGCCGGATCGACGTCGGCGGATCGGGTCGGGCCAGCGGCGCGTCGGCGTCGCGGCGGCGCTCGCGGCCGTGCCGAGAGAGGACGTACTCCCAGTCGGCGCTCCCGCGAACGTAGGTGCCGTTGAGGCTCCGGTCCCGAAGGTGCCAGGCCGACCCGTCGTACTCGATAACGGCGTGTTCCGGACAGAGGAACCGCTCGT
The nucleotide sequence above comes from Halosolutus halophilus. Encoded proteins:
- a CDS encoding aconitate hydratase; the encoded protein is MGQTLTEKVLDDHLVEGELETGEEIGIEIDQVLTQDTTGTMVWLQFEAMGLDEVQTEVAAQYCDHQTYQFDFKNTDDHRFLRSAAGKYGAHFSRPGNGICHNVHRENFAAPGKTLLGSDSHTPTPGGLGQLAIGAGGIDVTVAMGGAPYYIEMPEIVNVRLEGELPEWATAKDVILEMLRRLSVKGGVGKILEYTGPGVETLTAPERMTITNMGTELGATTSIFPTDEQTQDYLERVGRGDEYVELQPDDDAEYDDEIVVDLSELEPLIAQPSMPDNVVPVSEAAGQSVEQVIVGSCTNGGYEDILPVAKMLEGREVSMETETIVAPGSKQASEMLAREGWVAEMMAAGVNFSEATCGACIGIGHVPSSDSVSLRTFNRNFEGRSGIEDDNVYLCSPEVAAAAAIKGEIVDPRDLADELGDLEAPGVELPDEYTGSKTDLISPDEAVDDELIKGPNIGDVPLKDQLDSDIRGEALLKMEDNITTDHIIPATQDILMYRSNVPKLSEFTLSRVDDTFAERALEADGGFLVAGENYGQGSSREHAALCPMYLGIEGVLAQSFARIHRANLFNFGIVPLTIDEETYESIDQGDEIEIVDDVYEAVTSGQEEFTVRVGDEEYTATLDASERERAILAAGGKLSWTKEQAEDGSGAAPADD
- a CDS encoding deoxyuridine 5'-triphosphate nucleotidohydrolase — encoded protein: MFRSGSFVADHVSPLTEEQVQPNGVDLTLDVVFQQLEPGRIGRDGKQIGDRIARPLEELEQKDPDTYYLPAGAYVARYGERIEVPTGHVGFVYPRSSLMRNSCMLNTAVWDAGYEGRGEGLLQVHHDVEIERGARIAQLVFAEANHEDSYDGSYQGENLE
- a CDS encoding metal-dependent hydrolase; translated protein: MMATTHVFAGLAVVAPVAYAAPEFAGPLAVGAIGGGLAPDFDLVLEHRRSFHFPVVGVVPAVLAAGLAVLVPSPVTVAIAALAVAAWLHAASDALGGGPEMDPWTNPSDRAVYDHVRGRWLRPRRWIRYDGAPEDAALAVVLAVLALSVFDGWFAAVVLGGLAVSIVYAGFRRRLVAWTPEWLE
- a CDS encoding copper resistance protein CopD; translation: MVDTFLAQTVHLLFAAIWAGSVFYVAFVVIPLARDGAFNTTTPLERIAGRLTMISRASALVLFLTGGHLAGTRYTAASLVGTVNGQLVLAMIALWLAFAGLVEVGSKRFEAGLNGKKLREPAADALPFYRAAAVVGLALLVVAGAITTNLSASL
- the gnd gene encoding phosphogluconate dehydrogenase (NAD(+)-dependent, decarboxylating); the encoded protein is MQLGVIGLGRMGQIVVDRTLAAGHDVVAFDLDADAVATAADAGAEPADSIADLVDRLGSDKRIWLMVPAGEAVDVTLEELEPHLDGEDVVVDGGNSSFEDSVRRAESCPAAYLDCGTSGGPAGAELGFSLMVGGPEWAYDELSPVFDAVATGPDGHDRMGPAGSGHYVKMVHNGVEYALMQAYGEGFELLHEGRYDLDLESVASVWNNGAVIRSWLLELCEEAFREEGTDLGDVADRVEGGSTGTWTVQEALEQEVPLPLIYTSLAERFGSRADDGRFSRRLANRLRYGFGRHEVPRRE
- a CDS encoding TIGR03571 family LLM class oxidoreductase encodes the protein MASGHENAGYRRLFDDDGLTFGTGFPLTGANRSTPPVDEELRLAAHAETIGFDGLWARDVPTYWPKFGDAGQTFDAWPWLSQVAAHTDDVALGTASIVLTLRHPLHVAKSAATVDRLSDGRLVLGVATGDRDPEFPAFDVDRDARGDRFREAVTALRAVWRDEFPELEGAWGSLEGELDVVPSPTTETLPLLPTGYARQSREWIAEHGDGWLFYHLPERTLEDYLENWRADAGEKPFAMAVRVELADDPTAEPEPLHLGYRAGAEWFRDYFRELDELSVDHVIVSIENDDSERGLTRFAEEILTEL